In Sphingomonas sp. JUb134, the sequence GCGTTGCTTCGAATTAAACCACATGCTCCACCGCTTGTGCAGGCCCCCGTCAATTCCTTTGAGTTTTAATCTTGCGACCGTACTCCCCAGGCGGATAACTTAATGCGTTAGCTGCGCCACCCAAATGCCAAGCACCCGGACAGCTAGTTATCATCGTTTACGGCGTGGACTACCAGGGTATCTAATCCTGTTTGCTCCCCACGCTTTCGCACCTCAGCGTCAATACCAGTCCAGTGAGCCGCCTTCGCCACTGGTGTTCTTCCGAATATCTACGAATTTCACCTCTACACTCGGAATTCCACTCACCTCTCCTGGATTCAAGCGATGCAGTCTTAAAGGCAGTTCTGGAGTTAAGCTCCAGGCTTTCACCTCTAACTTACAAAGCCGCCTACGTGCGCTTTACGCCCAGTAATTCCGAACAACGCTAGCCCCCTCCGTATTACCGCGGCTGCTGGCACGGAGTTAGCCGGGGCTTATTCTCCCGGTACTGTCATTATCATCCCGGGTAAAAGAGCTTTACAACCCTAAGGCCTTCATCACTCACGCGGCATTGCTGGATCAGGCTTTCGCCCATTGTCCAATATTCCCCACTGCTGCCTCCCGTAGGAGTCTGGGCCGTGTCTCAGTCCCAGTGTGGCTGATCATCCTCTCAGACCAGCTAAGGATCGTCGCCTTGGTAGGCCTTTACCCCACCAACTAGCTAATCCTACGCGGGCTCATCCCTGGGCGATAAATCTTTGGACTTACGTCATCATCCGGTATTAGCAGTCGTTTCCAACTGTTATTCCGAACCCAAGGGCAGATTCCCACGCGTTACGCACCCGTGCGCCACTAGACCCGAAGGTCTCGTTCGACTTGCATGTGTTAGGCATGCCGCCAGCGTTCGTTCTGAGCCAGGATCAAACTCTCAAGTTTGATGTTCCATCCCACCCCCGCGGAATAACGAGGGTAGAACAGCTCACTTCAAGGAGCCAATTCCTGCACATCACATATACTGTGGATATGTAATAGGACATATGAACTGGCTTAGCTTTAACCGACCATACCACGCCTTGAAAACGTGGCAGACCGGAGCCGCCGCCCACATGTCCCTTCATCTTAACCAACAATGTCAAAGAACAAAACGCCGGCGCTCCAGCAAACCCCTCTTACAAGAGGCGCTCAGCACCAGGTTTTTTGCGACCCCAGCAAGCGCTCCGTTCGGTGCGCCGCTGCGGTGAACGGGTCTCTAGAGCCACTTCCCGAAACCGTCAAACCCATTTTTCAAAAATGTGACGGAGAGGGTGAAAATCCGCGGATTTCTGCGGTTCTTGTGGCGCGCGGCGCCGGCTCGGCATAGGCCAGTATCATGGATGCGCCCCTCCAGGAGACGAATCGCCCCGCCGAATCGCTGCGGCAACAGGTCCGCTCTGCGATTCTGTGGCGCTCAGGCACGCAGATCGTCGGCCAGCTGATCGCATGGGGGTCCACCTTCCTGGTGATCCGGATCCTGAGCCCCCAGGATTACGGCCTGTTCGCCATGACCCAGGTCGTGCTGGTCGTGCTCAACATGCTGAACGGCTACGGCCTTGCGAGCGCGCTGATCCAGAAGCCGGAGGTGGACGATCGCGCGATCCGGCAGCTGTTCGGGATGCTGCTGGTGCTGAACGGAACGCTCGCGACCCTCCAGATCGCCGGAGCACCGCTGGCGGCCGCCTATTTCCGCCATCCCCAGGTCGCCGAGCTGCTGCGCGTGCAGGCGCTGCTGTATCTTGCCACGCCCTTTATCGCCTTTCCCTATGCGCTGCTGAGCCGGGCCATGGATTTTCGGCGCCAGGCGGCCGTGAACCTGCTCTCGGCCGTGCTCGGTGCGCTTGCGGCGCTCGGCGGCGCGCTCGGGGGACTGGGCGTCTGGACCTTGGTGCTGGCGCCGATGGTGCTGTTCGGGACGCGCGCCATCGGCATGATGGTGGCGGCGCGTGCATGGGTGCGGCCGAGCTTCGACTTCCGGGGCGCCGGCGGGATTGCCCGCTATGGCGTCCTGATGGCGGCGGGCCAGCTGTTCTGGGTCATCCAGAGCCAGGCCGACGTCTTCGTGGCCGGCCGCCACCTCGATGCCCATGCGCTCGGCATCTACACGACGAGCCTGTTCCTGGCGCAGATCCTGGTCGCGAAGTTCGTGCCGCCGATCAACGACGTCGCCTTTTCCGCCTATGCCCGGATCCAGCATGACCGCAGCTCGGTCGCCGCCGCGTTCCTGATGGGTGTACGCATGGTGCTGCTGCTGGCGATGCCCTTCTACCTCGGCCTCGCGGGGGTGGCCGAGCCGCTGGTGTCGGTGGTGCTGGGGGAGAAGTGGCTGGAGACCGGCCCGGTCGTGGGGCTGCTCGCGCTCGCGATGCCGTTCCTGACCCTGCAGATCCTGTTCGCGCCGGCGTGCGATGCCTGTGGTCGGCCCGGGATCAGCGCGGGCAATGGTGCGATCGGGGCAATCCTGCTGCCGATCGCCTTCCTTGTTGGCGTACGCCATGGCGTCCTGGGTCTCGCTACCGCCTGGCTCGTTACCGCGCCCCTGTACCTCGCGCTTTGTGCTTGGCGGACGCTGCCGGTGATCGGGGTGCGCGCAGGGGCGCTCGCCGCGGCCGTCTCCCAGCCCTTGCTGGGGAGCGTCGGCATGGCGATTGCGGTGCTGCTGGTCGATCACCTGCTGCCGCCGCTCGCGCCCTTGCCGCGGGTCGCCATCCTGGTTCCGGCCGGAGCGCTGGTCTACGCGGGCTGGATGCTGACCTTCGGACGCGGGCTGCTGGCCGAGGCGCTGGCGCTGGTTCGGTCGCGGCGCGCCTGAGGGGGTCGGTCAGCCGCCGATATAGGCGCGCATCGCCTGCGCCTCGGCCTCGATGCGCTCGATCCGGTGCTTCACCAGGTCGCCAATCGAGACGATGCCGACGAGACGCCCCGATTCGAGCACGGGAAGATGGCGGATGCGCCGGTGCGTCATCAACGACAGGGCCGCGAGCACGGGGCTCCTGCGGGGAGACGGTGACGGCGGGCGCGGTCATGGCCGCGGTCACCGGACGATCGAGCGTGGCCGCCCCGCCTTGGTGAAGGCAGCCGATCACGTCGCGTTCCGAAAAGACGCCCAGGATCGAGTCTCCCTCGACCACCGGCACCGCGCCGATCCGTCGCTCGGCGAGCAGGTGGACGGCGTCGCCCACCGTCCTCCCAGAGTCGATCGAGACCACGTCATGGCCCTTGCCGCTCAGGATCACCGCGATGGTCATCGCACCCTCCTCTGCCGCCGCGTGCATCGACGGGGGTTGAGCATCCCATGTTTGGATGGGATTGCAAGACGATGCTGCACGATGACCGCGATCCGCTGGACGATCCGACCTATGCGCACTTCGCCTGGGGCAGGTTTCGGCGGCTGCTGAAGTGGATGGCCGCCGTCGCGGCGCTCGCCGCGGGCGTCGCGGTGGCGTTGCTGTGGCACCTGGTCGGTCCGCTGCCGATCCACATGGCGATCGCGACCGCGCTCGGCGTCGGCCTGTCGGTGTTGATGGCGGCGGTGCTGATGGGGCTGATCTTCCTGAGCTCGGGCACGGGCCACGATGCGGCAGTCGACCGGTTCGGGCGCAAGGACCGCCCCGAGGCCGACGCTCGCGACACGGAATAACAAAAGGGCCGGCACCGCTGGTTGCGGTACCGGCCCCTTGTTTTCAGGCGTGCGCTCGACCTCAGGCGGCCGGGGGCATCACCTCGTCGTCGGCGCGGACACGGCGGCGGCGGCGCGGACGCTCCTCGCCTTCGCCTTCCACAGCACCGAGCGCCGGCGGCAGCCGATCCGCATCGATCCCATGCGCCTCGGTCGCGGCCTCTGCCGGCTGCTCAGCGTCCCGGCGACGGGCGCGCGGGCGAGCGCGGGGCGTGCGCGCCTCCGCTTCCACCGGCTGCACGTCGACGTCGTTGGCGGCTTCGGCAGGAACCAGCTGCAGCTGCTCCACCGGAGCGCCATCCACCTCGGTCTGCGTTACCGACGGACGCTCGCCGCGCGGGCCACGCTCGGGCCGCGGACGTGCATCCCGCTGCGGACGATCCTCGCGCTGGGCTCGGTCTTCGCGGCGGGGACGTTCCTCGCGCTGGCCCCGCTCCTCGCGCTGCGGGCGGTCGTTGCCGCCGTTCTCGCCCTCGAACTCGAACTCCTCGCCCTCGTCATCGGAGGCGAAGTCGCCGCGCTGACGCTGGTTCTCTTCGACCCGCGCGCGATTGTCGTTGAGGACACGGAAATAGTGATCGGCGAACTGGAAATAATATTCCGAGTTCACCCGATCGCCCTGCATCTGCGCATCGCGAGCCAGGTTCTTGTACTTTTCCAGCAGCTGCGCGGCATTGCCGCGTGCACGACTGTCGATACGATTGCCGTTATCGGAACGGCCGGGGCTGCCGCCCCCGCCTTGAGGACGCTGCCCACCACGGCCGCGACGGCGGCCGGCTTGCCGGTTGTTTATCAACGTGTGTGTGTCCCGTTCAAAACTGTCCGTCGATCCTGTCGATCCCGGATGCTGCCTGTCGCGGAGGCGCGCTCTTGCGCGACCCCGTCTGCCATGGCCACCGGACCGCAGTGGCGCGCATGACGCTGGAGGGGGCAGTGCCCCGAACTCACCTGTGACTGGTCGAAGGTGGCTTGCCCCGCCCCGGTCTTAGCGGCTGCACGGGCGATCTCCAAGGGAAATATGGGGGTGCCAACGCCGGGTTCAACCGGCAACGATCGCGCGAGGGCGCCCGCCCAGATCCTGTGCGACGCGGACTGAAAGCCCCTGGGCACGGAGCAGCGCGGACACCGCCTCCGCTTGGGTGAAGCCGATCTCCGCCACTGCCACGCCGCCGGGCGCGAGCAATCGCGCGAGCTGCGGCGCGAGCAGGCGATAGGCGTCCAGACCGTCCGCGCCGGCGAACAAGGCCCCGGCCGGCTCATGCCCCACCACCTCCTGCGGCAGGCATTCGTCCGTGCCGATATAGGGCGGGTTGGTGAGCACCAGGTCGAAGCGCGCGTCCAACGCAGCCGCCCAGTCGCCCAGCATGAAGCGCGCCCGCCCGCCCATGCCGAGCCGCTCGGCATTGCGGCGGGCATAGCCCAGGGCGTCGGCCGACCGGTCGACCCCGAGCCCCTGCGCGTCCGGCCATTGGTCGAGCGCAGCGAGCAGCAGCGTGCCGGGTCCGGTGCCCAGGTCGAGCACGGTCGCCGGGGCGCGATCGGCGAAGTGCGCCACCGCCGCCTCGATCAGCGTCTCGCTGTCGGCGCGCGGGACCAAAGCGCCCGGCCCCACCTCCAGATCGATCGTCCAGAAGGCGCGGCTGCCGGTCAGATAGGCGACCGGGGTATGCGCCAATCGCGCCCCGACGAGCGCAGAAAAGCCAGCCGGCACCGGATCGGCCAGGCGCCCGAGCAGCAGCGCGTTGCGCTCGACGCCCATCGCATGAGCCATCAGCAGTTCGGCATCGAGCCGCGGCGTGTCCGAGACGGCGGCGATCCGCTGTGCCGCCTCCCGTACCGCCTCGGCGGCGGTGAGCGTCACGCGGCGTCGAGCGTCGCCAGCCGCTCCGCCTCGTCCTCGGCGATCAGTGCGCCGATCAGCTCGTCCATCTCGCCCTCCAGGATTTCGGGCAGGCGGTGGAGCGTCAGGTTGATGCGGTGGTCGGTCACCCGCCCCTGCGGGAAGTTGTAGGTGCGGATCCGCTCGGAGCGATCGCCCGATCCGACCATCGCCTTGCGCGTGCCGGAGCGTTCCGAGGCCAGCCGCTCGCGCTCGGCCTCGTACAGGCGGGTGCGCAGGACCTTGAGCGCCTTGGCCTTGTTCTTGTGCTGCGACTTTTCGTCCTGCTGGATCACGACCAGCCCAGTCGGCAAGTGCGTGATGCGGACGGCGGAGTCGGTGGTGTTGACCGACTGGCCGCCCGGCCCCGACGAGCGATAGACGTCGATGCGCAGATCCTTGTCGTCGATCTGGACGTCGACTTCCTCGGCCTCGGGCAGCACCGCGACGGTCGCGGCGGAGGTGTGGATGCGCCCGCCGCTCTCGGTCACCGGCACGCGCTGGACGCGGTGGACGCCGCTTTCGAACTTCAGCCGCGCGAACACGCCCTGACCCGTGACCGAGGCGACGACTTCCTTGAATCCGCCCGCGTCGGAGGCGCTGGCCGAGATCATCTCGACCCGCCAGCCGCGGCTGTCGGCATAGCGTTGGTACATGCGGAACAGGTCCCCCGCGAACAGCGCCGCTTCGTCCCCGCCGGTACCAGCGCGGATTTCGAGCATCGCCGGGCGCTCGTCGGCGGCGTCGCGCGGCAGCAGCGCCAGCGCCAGCGCGTGCTCGGCCGCCGCCAGCCGCTCCCGGTTCTCGTGGAGTTCCTCGGCGGCCATGCGACGCAGTTCCTCGTCGCCGTCCTGGCTCATGTCCTCCAGCGATTCGGCCTCGGCCCGCAGTCGCCGGACGGCGCCCGCGGCCTCGGCCACCGGCTCCAGCTCGGCATATTCCTTGGACACCGCCACGAAGCGGTCGCCCGGCAGCTCGCCGGTCGCCATCAGCGCCTGGAGTTCGTCGCGCCGCGCCTCGATCTGGGCGATGCGATCGGGAGAGATGGCGGTCATGCCTGGCGCAGCAGCTGCTCGGCACGCGGCTCTCCGCGCAACGTGCGGAAGGCGGTCGCAGACGCTTCGCCCTCGAACCGCAGCGATACCGTCTCGGCCGGCTCCAGCTTGAGCGCCTTGTCATAGCGCTTGCGCGGCGATCCGGTCGCGACGAGGTCGGCGATCAGCCCCGCCTTGCGCAGCCGCGCGACGGTGGCGACACCCTCGGCAAGCGCGCGCTCGTCCTCCACGACGACGGCGACGTCGAGCTGGGGCGCGGGGGCGCCGTCCAGCAGCATCGCGAGCCGCTCGATGCCGGCCGCCCAGCCCACGCCCGGCGTCTCGGGGCCGCCGAGCGAGCCGATCAGCCCGTCGTAGCGGCCGCCGGCGAGCACCGTGCCCTGGGCGCCGAGCCGGTCGGTCACGAACTCGAACGCGGTGTGGCGGTAATAGTCGAGCCCGCGCACCAGCCGATCGTTGCGGGTCCACGCCACGCCGGCGGCATCAAGGCCCGCCGTGACGGCGGCGAAGAAGTCGCGCGCTTGCGGCGTCAGATAGTCGTCGATCCCCGGCGCCGCGTCTGCGACCGGGCGATCGCGCGGGTCCTTGGAATCGAGGATGCGCAGCGGGTTCTTGTCGAGCCGCGCCAGGCTGTCCTCGCTCAGCACGTCGCGGTGCGCCTCGAAGTGCGCGACCAGCGCGGCGCGCCACGCGTCGCGGGTCTCGGCGTCGCCCAGCGTGTTGAGCTGCAGCGTCACGCCATCGGCGATGCCGAGTTCGTGGAGCAACTGGTCGGCGAAGGCGAGCAGCTCGACGTCGGCACCGGGCTCGGCGGCGCCGATCACCTCGGCGTCGATCTGGTGGAACTGGCGATAGCGCCCCTTCTGCGGCCGCTCGTAGCGGAATACCGGGCCGTGGGTCGCGATCTTGAGCGGGGCATACTGCTGCCAGCCGTCGGTCAGATACGCCCGGGCGATGCCGGCGGTGAACTCCGGGCGGAGCGTCAGCGAATCGCCGCCGCGGTCCTCGAAGCTGTACATCTCCTTGGAGACGACATCGGTGGTCTCGCCCAGCGAGCGCGCGAAGACGGCGGTTGATTCGAACACCGGCAGCTCGACGCGGCCGAAGCAATAGAGCCGGCGGATGCGCTCGAAGGCGTCGACCACGCGGCCGAAGCGGCGCTGGTCTTCGCCGAAGATGTCCTGGGTGCCGCGGATGGGGCGGGGCGTTTCGATGCGGGCCATGGCGGCTCTCTAGGGCTGGTCCGCAGCTCCGGCAATCGCGCGGCGAGGACGCCGTGGCGGGCGGAGGCGGAAAGAAGGTGGAGCGGGTAACGGGAATCGAACCCGTGTATTCAGCTTGGAAGGCTGCTGCACTACCATTGTGCTATACCCGCCCGATGCGCCGGAGGTAGCCGCGCGAAGCGGCGGACGCAAGAGGTGGGACGGCGGCGCACGCGACACCGGAAAGAATGCCCCTCCCCCACCCCCAAACCCCGTTTGTCTCGAGTAGGGATCGAGCTTGTCGAGAGCCCGTATCGAGAGAGCCACAACAACCGGCTTCTCGATACGCCGTCTCGACAAGCTCGACGGCTACTCGAAGCGAACGGGGAGTTGAATGACGATCGGGGTGGACGGGAGGAAGCCGAAGAGGATCGAATACGCCCCTCACCGCGGCCCGAACAGGATCGCCAGGCACCCCGCGAGACACAGCCCCCCGCCGATCAGGTCGAAGCGGTCCGGCGGCAGCCCCTCGACCAGCCACATCCAGCCGAGCGAACTCGCCACATAGATGCCGCCATAGGCCGCATAGGCGCGCGCCGCCGCGGGCGTGTCGGCGAAGGTGAGGATCCAGGCGAAGCCGGCAAGCGCGACCAGTCCGGGGATCAGCCACAAGGGCGAGGCGCCGAGCCGCGCCCATTTCCAGAACGCGAAGCATCCGCCGATCTCAAGCATGGCTGCGGCGATGAAGATCAAAGGGGTCGGCAGCGCAGGTGTCCCTTCTTCCGGGAAAACCGATCCGCCGCGCCGGGGCGGATGGTGGAAGGGGCTGGATTCGAACCAGCGTACACTTGCGTGGGCAGATTTACAGTCTGCTGCCTTTAACCACTCGGCCACCCTTCCACGGGGCCGCTTCGCTGAAGCGAGGTGGCCCATTGCCGTCCGACGCGCACGCTGTCAACGGCTTGCGCGCCTTTCCCGGGCCGCATAGCGTCGTTTGTGACACTTTTCTCTCCCTCGCATGAACGGAACCCGATGCGCGCGCTCAGCCTTGCCCTGCTTGCCACCGTTGCCGCCACGCCTCTTGCCTCCCCGCTCGCCGCCCAGTCGGTCGATCGGGACGCCGTCACCCGGATCATCGACGAGGGCACCAACCAGTCGGAAGTGATGCCGATCGCGCAGCACCTGACCGACGTGATCGGCCCGCGCCTCACCAACTCGCCCGGCATGCGCCAGGCAGAGGAATGGACCCAGTCGAAGTTCCGCGAATGGGGCCTGAAGAACGTCCACAAGGAAGGCTTCGAGTTCGGCCGCGGCTGGTGGATCGTCAGCTCGAGCGTGCGCATGGTGACCCCGCGCCCGATCCAGCTGACCGCGATCCCGATCGCCTGGACGCCCGGTACCAACGGCACCGTCACCGCGCCGGTGATCGTGGCGCCGATGTCCAAGGAAGCGGACTTCGCACGCTATCGCGGGCAGCTGGCGGGCAAGATCGTGATGGTGACCCAGCCGGACACCGGCTCGGAGCCGGACCGCCCCGCCTTCCGTCGGCTCAGTCAGCAGGAGCTCGCCGATCAGGACTTCTTCGAGGCACCGGTCAATGATCCGGACGCGGCGGACCGCCGGCTCAAGCGGCTCGACTTCTCGCTCAAGCTCGACGCGTTCCTGAAGAGCGAGGGCGCGGTGGCGATGGCGACCATGTCCAGCCGCGACGGCATGCTGCTGCACGGCAGCGGCTATCTGTTCGGACGCGATCAGACCCCGGCGACGCCCGGGATCGAGATCGCGGCCGAGGACTATCGCCGCCTCGCCCGCCTCGCCCGCGTCGGCCAGGCACCGACGCTGGAAGTGACCAGCAACGTCCGCTTCGACGACAGCGACGTGCAGGCCTACAACATCCTCGCCGACATCCCTGGCACCGATCCCAAGGCCGGCTATGTGATGGCTGGTGCCCATCTCGACAGCTGGGCCGCAGGCGATGGCGCCTCCGACAACGCCGCGGGCTCTGCCGTGGTGATGGAGGCCGCGCGCATCCTATCGCAGATGGGGGTGCGGCCGAAGCGCACGATCCGCTTCGCGCTGTGGAACGGCGAGGAACAGGGGCTGCTCGGCTCGCTCGCCTATATCGAGCAGCACATCGCCACGCGCGCGCCGGCCGCAACCGGGCCGACGACCGGCCTCGCCCGCTTCTATGGCTGGACCTCGCGCTGGCCGATCACGAAGAAGCCGGGCTACGACCAGCTCGCCGCCTATTTCAACCTCGACAACGGCTCGGGCAAGATCCGCGGCATCTATGCCGAGAACAACCAGGCCGCGGTGCCGATCTTCCGCGAATGGTTCGCGCCGTTCCAGGCGATGGGCGCCGGCACCGTGGCGATGCGCCGCACGTCCAGCACCGATCACTATTTCTTCCAGTCGATCGGGCTGCAGGGCTTCCAGTTCATCCAGGACCCGCTGGACTATGGCAGCCGCATCCACCACACCAATGCCGATACCTTCGACCATATGAAGGGCGAGGACCTGCGTCAGGCGTCGATCATCATGGCATCCTTCCTTCTCAATGCAGCCAACGCGGACAAGCCGCTGCCGAAGCCGCCGCTGCCCCGCCAGCCGAAGGTCACCGACCCGTACGCCTGGCCGAAGGCGGAGGACTGAGCATGGCACGTCGTGGTCATCGCCCGAGCCAAGGCTCCCCGCAGCGCCCCCGTTTCTGGGGCCGCCATGCGGTACTCGCCGCCCTCGCCAACCCTGAGCGCACGGTGCGCAAGCTGTGGGGCACGCACGAGGCGTTGTCGCAGCTCGACCTTCCGTCGACGCTGACCGTCACCTATGCCGAGGCGGCCGACCTCGGCCGGCTGGTTCCGAACGACGCTCCGCACCAGGGCATG encodes:
- a CDS encoding lipopolysaccharide biosynthesis protein, whose translation is MDAPLQETNRPAESLRQQVRSAILWRSGTQIVGQLIAWGSTFLVIRILSPQDYGLFAMTQVVLVVLNMLNGYGLASALIQKPEVDDRAIRQLFGMLLVLNGTLATLQIAGAPLAAAYFRHPQVAELLRVQALLYLATPFIAFPYALLSRAMDFRRQAAVNLLSAVLGALAALGGALGGLGVWTLVLAPMVLFGTRAIGMMVAARAWVRPSFDFRGAGGIARYGVLMAAGQLFWVIQSQADVFVAGRHLDAHALGIYTTSLFLAQILVAKFVPPINDVAFSAYARIQHDRSSVAAAFLMGVRMVLLLAMPFYLGLAGVAEPLVSVVLGEKWLETGPVVGLLALAMPFLTLQILFAPACDACGRPGISAGNGAIGAILLPIAFLVGVRHGVLGLATAWLVTAPLYLALCAWRTLPVIGVRAGALAAAVSQPLLGSVGMAIAVLLVDHLLPPLAPLPRVAILVPAGALVYAGWMLTFGRGLLAEALALVRSRRA
- a CDS encoding DUF4167 domain-containing protein, translating into MINNRQAGRRRGRGGQRPQGGGGSPGRSDNGNRIDSRARGNAAQLLEKYKNLARDAQMQGDRVNSEYYFQFADHYFRVLNDNRARVEENQRQRGDFASDDEGEEFEFEGENGGNDRPQREERGQREERPRREDRAQREDRPQRDARPRPERGPRGERPSVTQTEVDGAPVEQLQLVPAEAANDVDVQPVEAEARTPRARPRARRRDAEQPAEAATEAHGIDADRLPPALGAVEGEGEERPRRRRRVRADDEVMPPAA
- the prmC gene encoding peptide chain release factor N(5)-glutamine methyltransferase: MTLTAAEAVREAAQRIAAVSDTPRLDAELLMAHAMGVERNALLLGRLADPVPAGFSALVGARLAHTPVAYLTGSRAFWTIDLEVGPGALVPRADSETLIEAAVAHFADRAPATVLDLGTGPGTLLLAALDQWPDAQGLGVDRSADALGYARRNAERLGMGGRARFMLGDWAAALDARFDLVLTNPPYIGTDECLPQEVVGHEPAGALFAGADGLDAYRLLAPQLARLLAPGGVAVAEIGFTQAEAVSALLRAQGLSVRVAQDLGGRPRAIVAG
- the prfA gene encoding peptide chain release factor 1, yielding MTAISPDRIAQIEARRDELQALMATGELPGDRFVAVSKEYAELEPVAEAAGAVRRLRAEAESLEDMSQDGDEELRRMAAEELHENRERLAAAEHALALALLPRDAADERPAMLEIRAGTGGDEAALFAGDLFRMYQRYADSRGWRVEMISASASDAGGFKEVVASVTGQGVFARLKFESGVHRVQRVPVTESGGRIHTSAATVAVLPEAEEVDVQIDDKDLRIDVYRSSGPGGQSVNTTDSAVRITHLPTGLVVIQQDEKSQHKNKAKALKVLRTRLYEAERERLASERSGTRKAMVGSGDRSERIRTYNFPQGRVTDHRINLTLHRLPEILEGEMDELIGALIAEDEAERLATLDAA
- the hisS gene encoding histidine--tRNA ligase, encoding MARIETPRPIRGTQDIFGEDQRRFGRVVDAFERIRRLYCFGRVELPVFESTAVFARSLGETTDVVSKEMYSFEDRGGDSLTLRPEFTAGIARAYLTDGWQQYAPLKIATHGPVFRYERPQKGRYRQFHQIDAEVIGAAEPGADVELLAFADQLLHELGIADGVTLQLNTLGDAETRDAWRAALVAHFEAHRDVLSEDSLARLDKNPLRILDSKDPRDRPVADAAPGIDDYLTPQARDFFAAVTAGLDAAGVAWTRNDRLVRGLDYYRHTAFEFVTDRLGAQGTVLAGGRYDGLIGSLGGPETPGVGWAAGIERLAMLLDGAPAPQLDVAVVVEDERALAEGVATVARLRKAGLIADLVATGSPRKRYDKALKLEPAETVSLRFEGEASATAFRTLRGEPRAEQLLRQA
- a CDS encoding YnfA family protein translates to MPTPLIFIAAAMLEIGGCFAFWKWARLGASPLWLIPGLVALAGFAWILTFADTPAAARAYAAYGGIYVASSLGWMWLVEGLPPDRFDLIGGGLCLAGCLAILFGPR
- a CDS encoding M20/M25/M40 family metallo-hydrolase; protein product: MRALSLALLATVAATPLASPLAAQSVDRDAVTRIIDEGTNQSEVMPIAQHLTDVIGPRLTNSPGMRQAEEWTQSKFREWGLKNVHKEGFEFGRGWWIVSSSVRMVTPRPIQLTAIPIAWTPGTNGTVTAPVIVAPMSKEADFARYRGQLAGKIVMVTQPDTGSEPDRPAFRRLSQQELADQDFFEAPVNDPDAADRRLKRLDFSLKLDAFLKSEGAVAMATMSSRDGMLLHGSGYLFGRDQTPATPGIEIAAEDYRRLARLARVGQAPTLEVTSNVRFDDSDVQAYNILADIPGTDPKAGYVMAGAHLDSWAAGDGASDNAAGSAVVMEAARILSQMGVRPKRTIRFALWNGEEQGLLGSLAYIEQHIATRAPAATGPTTGLARFYGWTSRWPITKKPGYDQLAAYFNLDNGSGKIRGIYAENNQAAVPIFREWFAPFQAMGAGTVAMRRTSSTDHYFFQSIGLQGFQFIQDPLDYGSRIHHTNADTFDHMKGEDLRQASIIMASFLLNAANADKPLPKPPLPRQPKVTDPYAWPKAED